Within the Thermosynechococcaceae cyanobacterium Okahandja genome, the region AGTCATTTCCTACTTTACGGCTCGCCTTTCTCTGGTGGATGTTGTCCTTGCCCTTGAGCCGGAGACCACCCCCGTGCAATCGGTGCAGCGGAGTTGGCAACTCACCCGAGGACAGACATGGCATACCCTCACCGTTTTCTTCATTGCCTCCCTGCTGGCCATTCCCGCGAATATTGTGGCCAGTATCATCAATAGTCTCGTGATTATCCCGATTGCCGGATTATTTGTCGGCGTGCTGTTATTACCCCTGTGGCAAGGCATTAAAGCGGTGATGTACTGGGATCTGCGGGTGCGCAATGAGGGGGCAGCCTTTCAAGTGCGCCCTGAAGCGGCCAACCCAATGCGCTGGCTGCGGCGAGTGACCCTGCGCACTCCCGAAAGCATTGAACTGGACTTTGCCCTTGCCGGAATTGGCAGCCGTGCCCTTGCGTGGCTCATTGACCAGGTGATTCTCTACACGGCTCTGGTGCTTGTTACGTTGCTGGCGGCCTACCTCTACGTGTATGCCGTCTATCCATGGCTCATCGACGTTTTACCCAACAGCAACCAAAGTATCGAGGCATGGAGCTTGGGGCTATACCTTTTGGTGATGTTTGCCCTCTATAACGGCTACTACATTTTTTTTGAAGCCTACTGGCAGGGGCAAACCCCCGGTAAACGCTATGCGGAAATCCGCGTTGTCCAAGACAATGGCCGGCCCATTCGGGTCAAAGAAGCCACCCTGCGCAGCCTGCTCCAGTCCATTGATTTTGCTTTTTTTGGCATAGGGGCGCTCCTTATTGCGTTAACGCGATCAGAAAAGCGGCTTGGGGATATGGTGGCAGGAACCCTAGTGATTCAGGATGAGCAGGCCACTCGACTCGCACCCACCGCACCCGTGGTCAAGGACGGCCGCTCAGAACAGGTGGCTCAATTGCAGGCGATCGCCCGCTGGGAACACATGACCCCTGAGCACTATCTCATGCTGCGTAACTTCCTGAACACGCGGGATCAACTCAGTCCGGCGGGTCGCCACCAAGCGGCGCGGGAGTTGCGGCAACACCTCGAGCCGGTATTAGCCCCGCCCGAGAACCCCTTGCGCGTCCTCGACACGGAAGAATTGTTAGAAACCCTGTACATGGCCTACCGCCAACAGTATCACGCCCCACCATCCCCTTGAGGAATCTATGCGTTACCTGATCCCCCTGAGCTGTAGCCTCGCTCTTTTGGGCATGATGCCCTTGGTCAGCAGCAGAGCTAACGACGCCACCCTACAAGCCGTTGCCCCCACCCCCCAGCGCTATACCCTCCTAGGGCTATCCTTTGAAACACCAATCCCCTTCTCCACCCCCACCGCCCTAGGGGAAAATGGGGTAGCCGTGGTCTATCCGCCGAACTCCGTGCCGGGCGAACACGAGCTAATGGTCAGTTTAATTAGCTTACCCAAAATGAGCGATGTCTTAGGGGAACTCTCAGATCAGGAATTGCGCAGTTGGTTGCGGTTCACTGAGGTGGATGGGCCGCTCTCTGCCACCCCCGCTCGGATTGAGCGCCCCTTTTTAGGGCGGCGTGTTCGTGGGGAGCTATTCTACCATCGTACGCCGCGCCCGATTCATCAAGAGCTATACCTGATGCGTCTGCAAGGGGGACGCCGCCTCGCCGTTATTTTGGAAGCGGAAGAACACGTGCCGCTGCCCATGATGGAGCAAGTGTTTAGCCATGTGGCGGCAACAGCGCAGGAATTATCGCCGCGATCGCGGGAGTGGAAACGTAGTTTTGAATGGTGGAAAATTCGCCCGTAGGGTCAGGCCCCTTGGGTCAGGTGGCGCGCAACTGTACGCTATAATCGCCCTGCGGAACAATCGTACTAGGGTAAGCCATGGACACACTGCGGGGGCGAGACCTACTGAGTATTGCTGACCTCTCGGCAGCGGAGGCACAGTACCTACTCAAGTTAGCAGCCCAGATGAAGATTGGTGAGGTGTCTCCCCACTGTCCGGCGGTGTTGGGATTATTGTTTCAAAAGGCCTCAACCCGAACGCGGGTTAGCTTTACGGTGGCCATGTACCAACTGGGGGGGCAAGTGATTGATCTGAACCCCCAGTCCACCCAAGTGGGTCGGGGGGAGCCGCTAGCCGATACCGCCCGGGTCTTGGATCGCTACCTCGATGCGCTGGCGATTCGCACCTACGGTCAGGCAGAGTTACAGTTATTTGCTGACTATGCCCGCATTCCGGTGATTAATGCCCTCACCGATCGCGAACATCCCTGCCAAGTCCTTGCGGATTTACTCACACTGCAGGAATCCTTTGGTGGGTTAGAGGGGTTGACCCTGAGCTACATTGGCGATGGCAATAATGTGGCGCATTCGCTGCTGTTGGGCTGTGCGCTCATGGGGGTGAATGTGCGGGTTGCGGCACCGGCAGGGTTTGAACCACTCCCAGAAATTGTCGAGCAGGCGCGAACCTTAAGTCAGGGACGCACGGAAGTTACGGTAACCACGGATCCCTATGCCGCCGCCAGCGGTGCCCATGCCCTCTATACGGATGTTTGGGCCAGTATGGGGCAGGAGGCGGAGGCAGGCGATCGCCAACCCATTTTTCAGCCCTACCAAATTAATGATTCGCTACTGGCGGTGGCGGATCCCCAGGCAATTGTTCTGCACTGTCTGCCCGCCCATCGGGAAGAAGAAATTACCGCCAGTGTCCTTGAAGGGCCGCAATCGCGGGTGTGGGAGCAAGCGGAAAACCGCCTCCATGCCCAAAAAGCCCTTTTAGTCAGCCTGTTGGGATAGTGCTATGACCCTTGTGCCACTGCGCCGTCTGTGGTTCCCCGCCCAACTGTCGAACCCACTCCTGTGGATTGGGGCGCTCATCTGTGGCCTGTTTGTGGCCGCTGCCCTGTTGGCACCCGTAGCACAAGCTGTGGGCTGGGTGGCCAACCCGCAAGAGTTTCTGGATTTTCCCATTCACGCGCCGCCCTCACGACAGCACTGGTTTGGCACCAACCGTCTGGGCTATGATGTGTTTTCGCGCACCCTTTTTGGCACCCAAGCGGCACTACAGGTGGTGGCGGTGGCAACGGTGTTTAGTGTGGGGCTTGGGGTTCCCCTTGGGTTGCTGAGTGGCTATCGCGGCGGCGGGTTGGATCGCGCCCTGCTCTTTCTCATGGATACCCTCTATACCCTGCCGGGGCTGCTGTTGGCGGTTACGGTTGCCTTTGTAGTGGGTAAGGGGGTCGTGAATGCCGCCGTTGCCCTGAGTGTGGCCTATATTCCCCAGTACTATCGGGTGGTGCGCAACCATACCGTCAGCCTTAAAAACGAAGTGTTTATTGAAGCGGCCCGCGCCATGGGGGCCT harbors:
- a CDS encoding RDD family protein; the protein is MFGFKRRGRPAQSLSSGNIATVALELYRHQGNRYFLLSLFAHAWFFLLTIAAVLILLVTTVIAGVALAAMNGVGGFVILVAVGALMALPFYLFGWTRLIASGALISRRIYTVLAALEESEQQARTLIFPKMANYLLATLLVGLILVAVYTVLAAIAYVVYLGIWPLIQLIDAENLSETARSFLLIGMALGGLLLLLVALLVISYFTARLSLVDVVLALEPETTPVQSVQRSWQLTRGQTWHTLTVFFIASLLAIPANIVASIINSLVIIPIAGLFVGVLLLPLWQGIKAVMYWDLRVRNEGAAFQVRPEAANPMRWLRRVTLRTPESIELDFALAGIGSRALAWLIDQVILYTALVLVTLLAAYLYVYAVYPWLIDVLPNSNQSIEAWSLGLYLLVMFALYNGYYIFFEAYWQGQTPGKRYAEIRVVQDNGRPIRVKEATLRSLLQSIDFAFFGIGALLIALTRSEKRLGDMVAGTLVIQDEQATRLAPTAPVVKDGRSEQVAQLQAIARWEHMTPEHYLMLRNFLNTRDQLSPAGRHQAARELRQHLEPVLAPPENPLRVLDTEELLETLYMAYRQQYHAPPSP
- the argF gene encoding ornithine carbamoyltransferase, giving the protein MDTLRGRDLLSIADLSAAEAQYLLKLAAQMKIGEVSPHCPAVLGLLFQKASTRTRVSFTVAMYQLGGQVIDLNPQSTQVGRGEPLADTARVLDRYLDALAIRTYGQAELQLFADYARIPVINALTDREHPCQVLADLLTLQESFGGLEGLTLSYIGDGNNVAHSLLLGCALMGVNVRVAAPAGFEPLPEIVEQARTLSQGRTEVTVTTDPYAAASGAHALYTDVWASMGQEAEAGDRQPIFQPYQINDSLLAVADPQAIVLHCLPAHREEEITASVLEGPQSRVWEQAENRLHAQKALLVSLLG
- a CDS encoding ABC transporter permease; this translates as MTLVPLRRLWFPAQLSNPLLWIGALICGLFVAAALLAPVAQAVGWVANPQEFLDFPIHAPPSRQHWFGTNRLGYDVFSRTLFGTQAALQVVAVATVFSVGLGVPLGLLSGYRGGGLDRALLFLMDTLYTLPGLLLAVTVAFVVGKGVVNAAVALSVAYIPQYYRVVRNHTVSLKNEVFIEAARAMGASTPRILRRYLLVNVLPSIPVLFTLNAADAILTLAGLGFLGLGLPPEVPEWGQDLRQALDGLSVGIWWTTLFPGLAMTTLVVGLSLLGEGLGERLDPRRLH